One region of Desulfomicrobium macestii genomic DNA includes:
- a CDS encoding Hsp20/alpha crystallin family protein yields MTLMKWDPWREIEDMFDRYTKAVGWPRGGQEALASSDWTPRVDIAETETEFLIKADIPGVEKDHVKVSLENGVLTIQGERKTEKEEKDKKFHRVERFTGTFMRRFTVPENVDPEGIKAVFKDGMLHLHLPKTAKASPKAIDIHVD; encoded by the coding sequence ATGACACTGATGAAATGGGATCCCTGGCGGGAAATTGAGGACATGTTCGATCGGTACACCAAGGCCGTAGGATGGCCGCGCGGAGGGCAGGAGGCCCTTGCGTCGAGTGACTGGACCCCGCGGGTGGATATTGCCGAGACCGAAACGGAGTTTTTGATCAAGGCCGATATTCCCGGCGTGGAGAAGGACCATGTAAAGGTGTCGCTTGAGAACGGAGTTTTGACCATTCAGGGTGAGCGCAAGACAGAGAAGGAGGAAAAGGACAAGAAGTTCCACCGCGTGGAACGATTCACCGGAACCTTCATGCGCCGTTTCACCGTGCCGGAGAATGTCGACCCGGAAGGCATCAAGGCGGTGTTCAAGGATGGCATGCTGCACCTGCATCTGCCCAAAACGGCAAAGGCGAGCCCCAAGGCCATCGACATTCACGTCGACTGA
- a CDS encoding phosphate acyltransferase: MAGPVSPVQSLERMVELVRSRQTPVRVVIAACAEPNAVLAGLEASRQGLAEPVFVGDVERMRGLPELAREDFDAFECVHEPDDKAALAASLDLLHEGRAQFLMKGGVKTDVLLRAVLGRKRGSAGLLSHIGVFPHPREERLLIVTDAGVNIAPSLTRKIDIINNAVAVAKKLGMEPPRVAVLSATEKVSYNDMVSSKDADILAKLCRMGIFSDAVVGGPFALDIAVSREKALAKGVDHPVAGRADILCAPNIVTGNVLYKAVTSLMELPMAGIVVGASYPLVVPSRGDSERSKFYALALAAFLAGTEA; this comes from the coding sequence ATGGCGGGCCCCGTATCGCCGGTTCAGTCCCTGGAGCGGATGGTGGAGCTGGTCCGCTCCCGCCAAACGCCCGTGCGCGTGGTCATCGCCGCCTGCGCGGAACCCAACGCCGTTCTGGCCGGACTTGAGGCCTCGCGGCAGGGTCTGGCCGAGCCCGTCTTTGTCGGCGACGTGGAACGCATGCGCGGCCTGCCGGAGCTGGCCCGGGAAGATTTCGACGCCTTTGAATGCGTGCACGAGCCGGACGACAAGGCGGCCCTGGCGGCCAGCCTTGATCTGCTGCACGAGGGGCGCGCCCAGTTTCTGATGAAGGGCGGGGTCAAGACCGACGTGCTGCTGCGCGCGGTGCTCGGCCGCAAGCGCGGCAGCGCCGGGTTGCTCAGCCACATCGGGGTCTTTCCGCATCCGCGCGAGGAACGCCTGCTCATCGTCACCGATGCGGGAGTGAACATCGCGCCGTCGCTGACGCGCAAGATCGACATCATCAACAACGCCGTGGCCGTGGCCAAGAAGCTGGGCATGGAACCGCCCAGGGTGGCCGTGCTCTCGGCCACGGAAAAGGTGTCCTACAACGACATGGTCTCCAGCAAGGATGCGGACATCCTGGCCAAGCTCTGCCGCATGGGCATCTTCAGTGACGCCGTCGTCGGCGGGCCCTTTGCGCTCGACATCGCGGTGTCGAGGGAAAAGGCTCTGGCCAAGGGCGTGGATCATCCCGTGGCCGGCCGCGCGGACATTCTCTGTGCGCCCAACATCGTCACCGGCAATGTGCTCTACAAAGCCGTGACCAGTCTCATGGAATTGCCCATGGCCGGTATCGTCGTCGGAGCCAGCTATCCCCTGGTCGTGCCTTCGCGCGGGGACTCCGAGCGTTCCAAATTCTACGCCCTGGCCCTGGCCGCTTTTCTGGCCGGGACAGAGGCGTGA
- the ilvN gene encoding acetolactate synthase small subunit: MRHTISALVQNKPGVLAAMAQVFQRHDINIRSISCGETEREDVSRMIICVEPDEGKIRAVTDEIESLEFVMRLEDLAGQDLMDRELVMIKVRITKDTVSRILQIFEVFRANVIDMGNETISAELSAPQGKVAGLIRTLAPHGIQSLSRTGLIALSRGDG; encoded by the coding sequence ATGCGCCACACCATCTCCGCCCTGGTCCAGAACAAGCCCGGCGTCCTGGCCGCCATGGCCCAGGTCTTCCAACGCCACGACATCAACATCCGTTCCATCTCCTGCGGGGAGACCGAGCGTGAGGACGTGTCGCGTATGATCATCTGCGTCGAGCCCGACGAGGGGAAAATCAGGGCCGTGACCGACGAAATCGAGTCCCTGGAGTTTGTCATGCGTCTGGAGGACCTTGCGGGGCAGGATCTCATGGACCGCGAACTGGTCATGATCAAGGTGCGCATCACCAAGGACACGGTCAGCCGGATTCTCCAGATTTTCGAGGTTTTCCGGGCCAACGTCATCGACATGGGCAACGAGACCATCTCCGCCGAGCTTTCCGCGCCCCAGGGCAAGGTCGCGGGACTGATCCGCACCCTGGCCCCGCACGGCATCCAGTCCCTGAGCCGCACCGGTCTCATCGCGCTGTCGCGAGGTGACGGCTGA